In Vespa velutina chromosome 14, iVesVel2.1, whole genome shotgun sequence, the genomic stretch attgttttttagAATAgtcttattatttgttattttaaatgaagatCGAAGTAAACAAGAGCATGATTGTTGTTCGTTACAAATATAGCATTTTCCTAAGGAATGTAAATGAAgtgaaaagtttttaaatgatGATAGTTGaattaaacgatttatatgatatgataAGGATGGAAATTGTTCTGGCTTTAAGATCGTAGTTGTATAAGGTTCCATGATTTTTGATATCTTTGCAtttctgtaaataataataaccaataaattcttattatttcacttttttttgctattaataattaaattaatttgaaaaaataaattctattattcttACAAAGAAACAAGAATGTCTGTTGAATATAAAAGTTCATCTTGCATTAATTCTCCATTATTtcctataaaatatcattatgataaatttctagaactattttgaatataaataaagtctTTTATagttaaagatttaaaaagacAAAGCAAAGTTTACCAATTATCATTCCATAACcatctttcttattatatttccaATTACCAAAATACTTCGTACCACCCATTGAGTTCAACTTTAATAAAcctatttaaaatgataagaaaaaaataataattaaaacaataactTATCAGTAAATATCAGTACAATAGTTTATCACTACatgttgcatatatataacccattcattttcattttcaataaaaaactgatattatatatgtctataatgTCAGAATACTTATTTCTtcctattaatatattttactaatatataattaaaaacatatattatattaaataaaattttaaaaatatattatgattaattgCGAAGAATGATTTTCTAAATGAATGACGGTGGCCAATacgttaatttcattaatttgtattaatatctaAAGGTACATTGTTACTGACCTTTTCCATGTTTTGTACTGTGATACCAATTaccaaaatataaaatattttgtaaccAACTGAAACTTTTGTTACAAAAGCCATGCCATATATATTCTCCATAACTGTTAATTGttgaaattatatgaataattattaatcatattgatattgtttaaaaaagaaaaagaatgtcaaAAGAATAAGTAATTGACCCATGCATATTTCCATATTCCCATTCTCCGTAATAAATATCACCATTAGACCATGCCATAATTCCATTACCATgtcgaaaatcatttttccaaTATCCTTTGTACTGAGCTCCACTTGAATAGACATAAAAACCTATACCATTTCTCTTACCCATTGACCAATCACCATCATATGAATCACCTTCAGCGtaacaacaataactataaaaaagaaattgcattattaatttaaaaacttatcttaaaagcaaatgaaacgatacttcaagaattaatttaaagtaATTTCAAACCCTTTTCCATGTCTGTATCCCATGTACCATTGTcctatatataaacgataattgtCTTTATCCAAGAGTGTACCTTTACCATGACGATAACCATTCATAAATTCTCCTTCATACCAGCAATTGCTCTGCCATTCTAAAATTCCTCTACcttctatttgattttttttaaactgaCCCTATTGAAACATTAGTCagttaaaattaacaaattatagtgtcatttataaataagataaatcttataattaaaacatactGAAATTAAACCTTATATTGTACACCATGATGCCATTTGTATAATCCTTCATTGTTCATCATTTTTCTACTTGTGCAACcaaaataagtattattattgataaaaaagaaatgaatgtttttatcttttaaatttgactttaaatataatttatttgttttatctctcgtaagattattgttattaaatctcttttctataatatCTTCTGATaactctttttcattttcatcctcAAGCATTTGTGAAGTAATACATTTGCATGTCAATTGTCCATCATATCTGTATCAATACaatgatataatttcaaaaaaaataaggaaatgaaaacagaagaaaaaaaaaataattactcgattatgaaatatttaattaggtCTTTGTacagagaataaataaatttatctttagcGCTATATTTGTGATGCTCTTTTGCAATATACgcataatttatatcttcctttataatttcttcttcttcttgttctatACTCTGCTCttgtaaattttcttcgttttctgtGATTTCTGGTATCATCAttgtttcattatatttttacatacacacacacgatttcctttttcaattcgATTATATCAATGCTTTAAACATTTagcattatcaatattattcgcGTGCTGATTCgttttaattcaaaaaataaatcaatccatcaatgaatatttttcatttgaacaTTGCGCAATttgaatttacaaaataagATCTAAAAACGTACAGAATCGAGTTAGAATCGAGTtgtcagaaagaaaaaatactataTCGCAAAATGTTCTTTGGTAgcatattttaaaatgaattacataatatatttaattatattaatagtaaaaaataataattaataataaaaaagtaatattacttttatctatttgatatatatatatacatatacatatgtgaaaaaaaagaaaatgaaaaagagacaaataaaTGTAAGTTAAAGATTAATCAATAATGAATGTTATTGAAGGAACGATAATgaatgttaatttatatatatttcagtcGGTTTTCCTATCGTGCGATGATGAAACTGAAGACGTGAAACctattcaatttaatatacCTGCATCATATAGTGAAAAAGTCAAAATTCATAATTGGTAGGTCTTATACGTGTAGAATATGTACGAAGTAAAATATTGACATTGTTATGCATAGCAACGAAATACATTCCTACCGTATCGTATTTTATCTTACAGTACGTAATAGATTTGAAGCGAATTATAttggaatattataatattttgtgcTCTTGTATAGGCAAATGAATACACTAGCAGAaccaaaagataataaagatatttttccaCCAAAAGGAAATCTTCAGAAATCAAGTTATAGACGATTAGGTTCTTTCGACGAACCTATGGGTATATCTGAAACTCATGCTATGCTATCTCAAATAGATTTCAAGGATTTGTACAAATCGATGCAACCACATAGAGGTTTTCTTAAAATGCTATCTTTTGCAAGGACCGAGTAAgtaaaacttatatatatatacatgtaatatataagagattaaaaagcttctaatttctaatagaagggaagaacaagagaaagaaccAAAGTTAGAAGATATAATCTATAGTTCTGAAGAAATGCGTTGCATGGATTATCGAACCACGACAGAAATTGAATATCGAGCACCTTATCCAATGAAATCTGGACCACCGCCTCAAGCACCTCCTCCAGTACCATGGTTACTTAACCGTCGAACTATTGGTTATACTCTTGAAGATCTACAGAAATATGATGGTGTCGTTACATTTTTGGATGAAAATATGAAGCTCCAATATTGCATAGCTGAtctaaaaaaggaacgaaataaaatgagagataTTATATCAATCAACTCTTCAAATGATTGCAGTTCACGTCAAATTgtcaaaaaaaatgaaaacgaatatCAATgtcatgaataaataaaaatacaagtttacaatattaaaatacataaaatgaaaaaattaaaatagatcatttataaataaaaacaaaaatttattgacTTAATATATTGGTAGCAGGAGgcaaattaaaaacaaatatttatatacaatttttcattgaaaaacaTATCTACaagataacttttttttataagactTGTTATAGCATTATATAGAGAATAAtacatcaaaatatattagaataggACTCATATGTAGGATTGTACATCGTTGCTCGTGACAGAAGCAAAAGCTACacaatttcttaaaataattattatttctgtgCTGCAATTGTTCTTTTAGCTATCATATTGTGGCACTCTGTATGTGAAGTTATTACTTGTGACAATATTAATTCCGGCACCATAATATGGCATAACATAATGTGAACCATCCGCTGGTCCGACAATCTGTGTTGCTATTAGTATTACATCTGCGAATTGACCCAGGAAGAGAAAACCTAAAGTACTTAATTTCAACAATCCAAGTGCTGGATATCcaagataaaaacgatctGCACCAAACATACCCAAAAATATAGACAACAGTAAAGTTGTCTCAAAGGAATATCCATTACTGTAAatgattataagaaaatatttgatatgaaACATAGTGACattcaattaaaatgatcttaatatatatatatatatgtacatatacatacgtccaTTTACAAGGTATATCctttttaaaagtattatttcttgtttctgTACAAATAAGGCCATCTGCAGCTAGACACAacactaaaaaataaaatttaaatacattatttacgaaaattaatgaataatttaagaaaCATCAAGTTTTTACAATTCTTATCATTGTATTGTTCTTGGCATAAGTTTACAAAatgtacgataataaaaagcaTTTTAGGAAaagatgtataaaatatttagtaaAGGTTAATACtgtaattgataaatatacgtattacaaatataaataatatacatattataaggaaatatataaatatataagtaaatttaCCCCtggctttattttcttttgtacacCCTTTAGGTTGTTGAGTTTTTTGATCTATGAAATCATAATCGGGATGAGGGCAGATGTATTGTCCCATTCGTAAATTATTACAGTCAATTTCATATGTGTAATCGGCAGCATTgctgtataaaattaataaagaaagtaaaaaaaatacgcTAAAAAGTTGTGCTAGATAACACATAACGTTTCATTTTACACTAATACTATAAATGCAACAGCGTTACTTTATTCGCTTCTAGTTCAAGATTAAAGTAATGTCTACATTTTTGTTGTATTTTGAACACAATGCAAGAGGACATGAGCGCGCTGCTGTCGTTTTCATGTTTTGAATACTTAAAGCAGGCTTAGCTATATCCTGTATTAGTTAAAGATCTTGTGTCCACAATAAAAGTTTTTCGTCAAAGAATTAGGTTCAAGTTCTAAGCGCTAAATATTTGTGTTTATATAACTTTAGATGGCGTCATAATCGAGAGTAAAAGTAAGTTGGACAAAAAATTGGATAACAACCAATTAAAGTATTCCGGAACGTACGAGTCAAGCTATTGTgaagaaagttttatttattacttttccctttctttctgtttgttGTGCATCTTAAGGCCAAACTCGGTTAACTTTAATCAACGATTAATTGAATCACCAGTGTAGCAAAACAGTGAAATTATCAATCGTATGTCATTCTTAACCTATATTTTTgtgatatcaataattatttaaaaagtttatatataatacagaataaacagaatattaattaaaatcaaataagactgtatatattaataagtacAGGCGTAATTCTTGACTGATATTGATGAACAAggtttcattttaaagatttaatcTACGgcgtattattttcaaattttttaaaaagcttgtttttccttcgaaaaaaaaatcgtgttaaaagatgatatttttcgagaatagtttatgcacaaataaaaatctttttcaaaaaaagaccTTGATTATCAAAATTGATCAAGAATTACTTGTTCTTATTGATGGCATAAGTTatgtttttaacattttttgtgaagaaaaaatttagttCTGTAGTACACCTCGAAATTTGCgacaaaagaaatgaaactcGTACTCTCACTACTGATTTTCATATCACGCTTGAATGGTGTTTTATATGTGAAGTAGCGATTGCTTGTTTGATTATGTGCGTAAATAGCTTTTGAACATTTTCGGACGCAAAGAAATACGTTTCACAATGCTCATATAGAGAAGCTACGGTAACTCActcgatcattttaatgagCTTTGGCTAGATGATTCTATGACAAAAATATACATGTGCAATCGTTTATATCAAGGGATTTGAATTTCTAAAGTATCGttaaattttggaaaaattagGTTTTATTGACTAATAAGATAGAGATTCTATAATCAATGTATAGCACATTGGCAAGTATCTATTCGTAATTCAAAAAACCTTGGGTTCTCTCGAGGCTTCAATGATTCCGGtggttttttttattgcatcgatgtaaacgaaaataatgaattaattatactctttttctccttattatttaataacttaGTAAGGTATTACTATccaatttcttatatttatttcttctactgATGGCTGATCTGTGATAGATAGGATACAACAGcagtataattttgttcgatgaTAAATGCatatgaagtatatatatttatcgattatttgttcaaaattaacaattagtgaatatatatattatatattatttttaataaagatcaaaATACGAGTTCGTTTCCATATTATCAACGAGATTTTTCTCCTAGTCCTATTTTGTTTCCTCTGTAGAAGTTCATTtcatattacaa encodes the following:
- the LOC124954230 gene encoding radial spoke head 10 homolog B-like isoform X1; its protein translation is MMIPEITENEENLQEQSIEQEEEEIIKEDINYAYIAKEHHKYSAKDKFIYSLYKDLIKYFIIEYDGQLTCKCITSQMLEDENEKELSEDIIEKRFNNNNLTRDKTNKLYLKSNLKDKNIHFFFINNNTYFGCTSRKMMNNEGLYKWHHGVQYKGQFKKNQIEGRGILEWQSNCWYEGEFMNGYRHGKGTLLDKDNYRLYIGQWYMGYRHGKGYCCYAEGDSYDGDWSMGKRNGIGFYVYSSGAQYKGYWKNDFRHGNGIMAWSNGDIYYGEWEYGNMHGYGEYIWHGFCNKSFSWLQNILYFGNWYHSTKHGKGLLKLNSMGGTKYFGNWKYNKKDGYGMIIGNNGELMQDELLYSTDILVSLNAKISKIMEPYTTTILKPEQFPSLSYHINRLIQLSSFKNFSLHLHSLGKCYICNEQQSCSCLLRSSFKITNNKTILKNNFDKKWQYEKNQTYDYLTLHMLQIRNVYDIYATLFNKEESKCHFIMIKLMLWQLWRDCNLNIKGLSLIEIDNYITENESSLIKKPYYPFEKIEIWQFLHALLEVSWRIYYWKNNKIKKETHWKHGILVKCLNEFLTHDVYPNVGNFVGIVPREYNLLPIYSIYKLYKQVGYPPTATDMLIACIKDHTVDVNEPVILSIPEYILNGLNCVIIGEKINFLPRDEKPFMQTEMQIKRQGKDTRELLLFQDLGPVKIVQIMTKVCPLIKDNDDNTILNMNYLLTFLEFYEIILEAAKCIVESRKKKDATIIPFLINTELI
- the LOC124954230 gene encoding radial spoke head 10 homolog B-like isoform X2, with the translated sequence MMIPEITENEENLQEQSIEQEEEEIIKEDINYAYIAKEHHKYSAKDKFIYSLYKDLIKYFIIEYDGQLTCKCITSQMLEDENEKELSEDIIEKRFNNNNLTRDKTNKLYLKSNLKDKNIHFFFINNNTYFGCTSRKMMNNEGLYKWHHGVQYKGQFKKNQIEGRGILEWQSNCWYEGEFMNGYRHGKGTLLDKDNYRLYIGQWYMGYRHGKGYCCYAEGDSYDGDWSMGLLKLNSMGGTKYFGNWKYNKKDGYGMIIGNNGELMQDELLYSTDILVSLNAKISKIMEPYTTTILKPEQFPSLSYHINRLIQLSSFKNFSLHLHSLGKCYICNEQQSCSCLLRSSFKITNNKTILKNNFDKKWQYEKNQTYDYLTLHMLQIRNVYDIYATLFNKEESKCHFIMIKLMLWQLWRDCNLNIKGLSLIEIDNYITENESSLIKKPYYPFEKIEIWQFLHALLEVSWRIYYWKNNKIKKETHWKHGILVKCLNEFLTHDVYPNVGNFVGIVPREYNLLPIYSIYKLYKQVGYPPTATDMLIACIKDHTVDVNEPVILSIPEYILNGLNCVIIGEKINFLPRDEKPFMQTEMQIKRQGKDTRELLLFQDLGPVKIVQIMTKVCPLIKDNDDNTILNMNYLLTFLEFYEIILEAAKCIVESRKKKDATIIPFLINTELI
- the LOC124954232 gene encoding uncharacterized protein LOC124954232 isoform X1, whose amino-acid sequence is MVHDFIFIISNPFVIELYLQSLRKNLSVFLSCDDETEDVKPIQFNIPASYSEKVKIHNWQMNTLAEPKDNKDIFPPKGNLQKSSYRRLGSFDEPMGISETHAMLSQIDFKDLYKSMQPHRGFLKMLSFARTEREEQEKEPKLEDIIYSSEEMRCMDYRTTTEIEYRAPYPMKSGPPPQAPPPVPWLLNRRTIGYTLEDLQKYDGVVTFLDENMKLQYCIADLKKERNKMRDIISINSSNDCSSRQIVKKNENEYQCHE
- the LOC124954232 gene encoding uncharacterized protein LOC124954232 isoform X2; its protein translation is MVHDFIFIISNPFVIELYLQSLRKNLSVFLSCDDETEDVKPIQFNIPASYSEKVKIHNWQMNTLAEPKDNKDIFPPKGNLQKSSYRRLGSFDEPMGISETHAMLSQIDFKDLYKSMQPHRGFLKMLSFARTEEEQEKEPKLEDIIYSSEEMRCMDYRTTTEIEYRAPYPMKSGPPPQAPPPVPWLLNRRTIGYTLEDLQKYDGVVTFLDENMKLQYCIADLKKERNKMRDIISINSSNDCSSRQIVKKNENEYQCHE
- the LOC124954233 gene encoding TM2 domain-containing protein CG10795 isoform X2, whose protein sequence is MHNDHKLVKQEETIVDENKRNVFSYRIRWAVVMCRHDLLKVRASNTINAADYTYEIDCNNLRMGQYICPHPDYDFIDQKTQQPKGCTKENKARVLCLAADGLICTETRNNTFKKDIPCKWTNGYSFETTLLLSIFLDVILIATQIVGPADGSHYVMPYYGAGINIVTSNNFTYRVPQYDS
- the LOC124954233 gene encoding TM2 domain-containing protein CG10795 isoform X1 — encoded protein: MHNDHKLVKQEETIVDENKRNVFSYRIRWAVVMCRHDLLKVRASNTINAADYTYEIDCNNLRMGQYICPHPDYDFIDQKTQQPKGCTKENKARVLCLAADGLICTETRNNTFKKDIPCKWTNGYSFETTLLLSIFLGMFGADRFYLGYPALGLLKLSTLGFLFLGQFADVILIATQIVGPADGSHYVMPYYGAGINIVTSNNFTYRVPQYDS
- the LOC124954233 gene encoding TM2 domain-containing protein CG10795 isoform X3; the protein is MHNKQKERENNAADYTYEIDCNNLRMGQYICPHPDYDFIDQKTQQPKGCTKENKARVLCLAADGLICTETRNNTFKKDIPCKWTNGYSFETTLLLSIFLGMFGADRFYLGYPALGLLKLSTLGFLFLGQFADVILIATQIVGPADGSHYVMPYYGAGINIVTSNNFTYRVPQYDS
- the LOC124954233 gene encoding TM2 domain-containing protein CG10795 isoform X4 → MGQYICPHPDYDFIDQKTQQPKGCTKENKARVLCLAADGLICTETRNNTFKKDIPCKWTNGYSFETTLLLSIFLGMFGADRFYLGYPALGLLKLSTLGFLFLGQFADVILIATQIVGPADGSHYVMPYYGAGINIVTSNNFTYRVPQYDS